A region of the Cyprinus carpio isolate SPL01 chromosome A14, ASM1834038v1, whole genome shotgun sequence genome:
ATTTATATTCAATGCCAACTTTAACTTTAATCTCCTGAGTATTTCTTGAAGAAACAAGGAATTTCTCAACCTTGAGCAATAAGCCAATGGGAATCTCAGCAGTTGCTAGGCAAATTATATTCAGGTCAGTAGTTTCAAGAAGACCCCTTAACTCCCACAGGAATTCTACAACACAGCCAATTATAAATGCACAGATAATATGCAGCAGTCTCGCCCATTATCCTCTAATGCACACACAGCCCACCACGGCTTGAGGGGTGGAAATTAGCTTTGATTTCAATCACTTACAAAGTCAAACACCAAATATGTTGCGATGCATCTTCATCATACTCACAACAAGAACTTGGCTGATGGATGCTCCCTCAATAACCAATATCTTTCATAACCAAACACAGTCATAACAGTTTTTGTGCAACATTAGCATCTCAAACACATAACATTCAGAAAGGGCCTTTCATATTCATAACTGGCAGGATATCTGTTGTTTTGTAGCTGGTGTCATTagtgcatttgtgtttttatagagAAACAATAGTGTCTGGCTTTGATCGTTAGTGCACCAAAAATGCAAAAGTTGATAGAATCCCCCACTTTCCAGCcataaacaaaatatatctatattgaaACAGAGATATAAGATGAAAGGAAGAGGGATATTTGGTACAGAGAAAATGGACAAGAGAATGAGTGCTTTCAGACGAACAGCCCCTATCTCCCCGCAGGAGTGTGTCGTTTCTCAACAAGAACATATCACATCAGTCAGTCTTCGGATGCTCTTCAAGTGAGAGGAAAGCAGTCGAGCTAGCAGAACAAAGACAGACTGAGCTCTTATCTCAGTCAGCTTCTGTCTGGAGAGACTCACTTCTGTAGGTTAGTTATCCGTCGTAGAGCATACAGAGCAGGTCTGGTGGCCCGAACGCGTCAGGTCTTGAACTGATGTGCTATTGATCTCAAGCTACCGGTGGACTCATTTAAAAGGAACATAGAGACCCCAgtagcatgcatgtgtgtgattcTGACATCTGCAATTCTCCTACTCCATGAAAACACACATTacaccaaagactatagaatacccaaaatGTGTCAcacgtatagttttgaatggggaaaaatacaACGCTCAATATGGCAGCTCTATCGAAcaaagccccgccttctgagtaaaagagccaatcggTAATCTGTAAACTCctcgcgtcactgcagctgccgttataAGTctcggttgctatagaaacagtcagcttTCAGagacgtgcgctcaggactgcgcatgcgcactgctAAATAAGcctgaaaaataaactttttaaaacctttcaaatatgaaatgtaatccTAAACTTGgcaaacagttttggagaatttgatgtttccccattcaaagagatagaagctgcacttgcatgcctgagAGGTGTTTCAGAGATGGCTGCTGAGTcacatgacttgccttaaagggactttgataatACTGTCATTATAATGTGATGCAGTCTAAGTCCATTAGATTACCTTCAGTTTTTGGTGTTATAGATTTAGAGGATaatgtgagtttttatttttgcttaggCTGAAACTCAAGATGAGGGTTTGGATCTTCTTCCTGTTCTGCCTCGCTGGCAAGACTCTGGCTGCTCCAGTAAGTAaatctgtaaagaaaaaaaaattatatatatatatatatatatatatatatatatatatatatatatatatatataattttttctatatatattttatttatttattatataataaaattgcatgaagagggggaaaaaagtaaaacacattttaaaattcaaaaccaGAAAGCATTTTAATGCCCTTTTTAATGCTGCTTTGTGACTAAACCTTTTTCTAAAGTCCATATAAATTTCATTTTCCAGACTGAAGAGGAGCCAGTTGTTGAAGAGGTATGCTgtattcaattaatattttaaatattttaaaaatctcttcACTTAAGGCCAAACGGCATTATTAAGAAGACTTGTCAAGCCCATCATTGGCCAAAAATAGACAACTCGCCCCCATTATGGGACCAGATGTGTTTACATATGCAGCTTCCTGTTGCATTCCCCCAGGGGACTGAAATCCATAAAGTttgaaaatatatctgaaagggaCTACTTACAATTCACTGGTTCCCCACATGTGCACACAGATGCCAGTTGTGTTGGACACAAAAGCAAAACTCTTGTTGTGGCTGTGCAGTAAAGTTTCCTCACATAAAAGAGGAAAGCGGTGTTTAAACTGGACTTGAGTGTACAGGCCATACCCATAATAATTTTCTGTCTCATAATGCAGGAGCTGGAAGTGGGAACCAACCCAGTCCAGGTGGAGACCGGAGAGTTTGATGAGGCCATTGAAGTCGTGGAGGATGTTATTGCTGAGAGTGAGTTTAATGTCTTTTCCACACCTCCAACTATTTGCCATTGTTTTGAGGCTGTGTTTCATACACTAAAGTTACAGATTTATTTCCTCTCAAGAGATTTATCTGCTGTTTGCATCATGTCTTCTGTCCCTGTGCATGTGTGAAGTTATGATAACGTGTGTAGATTATATAGAAGTACACTGTAGAGGTACACAAGCCCATGGGTAATAACAGGCTGCAGCTAAGTCAAAAGTAGACAGCTGTAATTATGCGTTCAGACAGACTAGGGTTATACAGGACCAAGTTGATTCCAGTGCCATTCTTCCAGCCACATGCCCACAGCAGCCCACCACAAAACATCTAGGAAGGGCGTAGGGGAAAGAAATGTAAATCCATTGGTGaagaacatttttgaatatatgcCCTTAAAAGGaattaaacaaaatcaaatcaaatcaaataaaacaaaatataaattattaacaaaattaaataaaaataacttaaacctATTTGGAGAATATTTTTGATTATATGCCctttaaaggaataaaataaaacaaaatataaattaataacaaaataaattcaaaataattcaaatataataaagaaaaatattttaatatgtgcccctttaaaggaataaataaaagtaaaatggaaaatataaattaataacacaattaaataaaaatcatttaaaatccattgtagataaacatatttgaatatatgccCTATaaaggaaaattatatatattatattaatttataataatatttttttgtctttaatgcttttttccttACAGACCCCTGCCTAAACCATCACTGCAAGAAAGGCAAAGTGTGCGAGGTTGATGACAGCAACCAGCCCATGTGTGTGTGCCAGGACCCTCTGACCTGCCCCGCCCCAGTCGGAGATTTCGAGCATGTGCGTGTCTTTAGTCATTTCCTTCATTTCACGTCTGTCTCATGTCATACATGTGTAGTGACAGAAATGCCTAGAAGCACATGTGCACCATTTGAGCAGATTGATTGAAATGTTGGTTTATGCATTGGGCAAATAATGTCAGCAAACATTAGTATGATACTGTGGGGAAATCAAACCTGTCAGGTTGACAACCATGGCATTTATGGTTGATCATATTTATGGCTTTTCTTTCACAGGTCTGTGGCACTGACAACAAAACCTATGAGTCCTCCTGCCACTTCTTTGCTACTAAATGCGCCCTGGAGGGCACCAAGAAGGGCCACAAGCTGCATCTGGACTACATTGGACCCTGCAAATGTGAGCACACAACAGTGAAGTAAAACAAGGCAGACTTTAAAAGTAGACCACTCACAAACTCAGCCATGAACATAAGTGGAATTGAGTGCTTTGGAGTGATTGATGGCTTGTAGCTTTGAGGCATCCCTGTTGCCCCTTCAAACACTGAGCACAGGACGAGCCCGAGCTTGCCAGTGCTGCTCCACAAAGCAGACCCAATCCCCCTAAATCTTCCTCATTCACAGCCGTTGTGCGCCTGATGGGATGAGTCGGGACTGAAGGGCTCAAATGGAGCTCCCGCTGTGGTGTAGTCTCATTGCTAAGCAGGGTGTCTCAGTCAGAGACTCAGAAAATGTGTTTCTGGCATAAACGAATTAGATCCTAACAGCTATGACACTAATATTAGCCAGAGGGCTGTAATTTGGCCCCTTTTAGACTCCAAGAGTATAATGCTATGATAGGTGTCATAAGCATgctgtttgtgtttattatttatttcaaaacaaatgtgttaATGTTTGAATGTTTCCTCAGACATCGCCCCCTGCTTGGACAACGAGCTGAACGAGTTTCCCCTGCGCATGAGGGACTGGCTGAAGAACGTGCTGGTGACCCTGTATGAGCGTGATGAAGACAATAACCTGCTCACCGAGAAGCAGAAACTCAGGGTCAGTTGCTCTATATAGTCTGAAAAACCTCTGAAAATGgccctagttaaaaaaaaaataaaaaaataaaaaaaaaaataaaaacccaaaaaaacatatgcaataatttatttctaaGCATACTACTAAGTATACTTCAAatccattaacatatttattgacatatcacTTAAGACtcactgatataaaattataattaaactttatttggagtattactttattgcacaatgcacatttcttaatattatgcttaaaatgtgttttaatatcactattaacAAGGACTGTGTGATCTTtgtataatatcagtctttaaatgcaagtgtacctgaagtatacttgcaatagttccactttagcatgatcaaatatactgaagtatatcTTTAAGTCGGACCtcagcactacttccgcacaattaaagtgcattaagctcAAAATAAGGTGTTGTAATACCAGTTctgtatactaaaagtacaactgcaggttttattaagcacataaatatctaaatgtatttgtagtatacttagcacaaaataaatgtatttcaaacacattttagtattttttttcactaAGGTAGGTCCATTGGGAAAAAagtgcctctacctacattttcgCAAAACGCTAAAAACATACCTATATATTCAATtaactgcagtttccagctgagaTGAATACTAGAGgcaataaaacaccaacaacctTTATTCCTtctcacacaaattatgattatatgtgcagattattattatttgtaaactaatacatttttatgtttccaTTGCATAActagctccatatgtatggcttgtCTTACAttgtaaacttgctcggtagctcacccgGTACAGTCCTGTgatatcatgataaaaaaaacccaaagacATGTAAAAGCAAGCTAAAATTGCATGGTTGCTTTAGTTAATGCGTTTTAAACATCATCGGTTAGGTCTTGTGTAGGTGGCACAAACAAACTTTTTGCACACCCCACCAGACAGTTTGTTTCTAAACTCCTGCGATGTTTACAATAACCAATGTTAATGTAATACAACTTTCCAGATTTATGTTCATTCAGGCACtctctggacatttcactttataAGTATTgtgaaacatgcaagaagcaacataatttaattttgcaGAAATGCCGCCATGGGCACGcttttttccaatgagcctgggtcgcaaaataatttttttggcctGCTGAACATTCCATTGTCCTCTACATaacaatgtaaacaaaatttgAGCTAAAGATAAGTTCAATAGCAGCCTTATCTTagggaaggaaaaagaaaaggagtGTATGCATAATTgaacaatatattcaaatccagATGGCAAGACTTCTCAAATGCCTGCAAACTTCATGCTGTGTTTGTAGGTGAAGAAGATTTACGAGAATGAGAAGAGGCTGGAGGCTGGTGATCATTCTCTGGACCTTCTGGCCCTGGACTTCGAGAAGAACTACAACATGTACATCTTCCCCGTTCACTGGCAGTTTGGCCAGCTTGACCAGCACCCTGTTGATGGGTATGTTTAACTCATTTTCACAGCTAGTTTTGTATCAATGCTCGGCATATCTGCTGTTAGctaatatgacaataataagaaataacaattgaaatgtgcatgtgtttctgtgttaTATCAGCTTCCTGTCCCACACTGAGCTGGCTCCTCTGCGCGCTCCTCTCATCCCAATGGAGCACTGCACCACTGGCTTCTTTGAGCAGTGCGATGCTGACCAAGACAATTACATCGCTCTCGAGGAGTGGGCCAACTGCTTTGGAATCAAAGAGCGTGAGTTTTTGACCATGCTGCTCATATTTTTATTAAGCTCGGTTAATTTGATTTGCTAACTTTAGCTGTTTTCTGCTTTCAGAGGACATCGACAACGACCTTGTCATCTAAGCACATCTACCATTGATGCTTCCTAGTCACTATTGGGGCGAGGTGCTAACCCTTAAGTTAAAATCAAAGTAAAGGTGCTAATTGCGATTTATAACAACCTGCATATACCACTAAACAttcattatgtttaaaaaaaaaatgcacaatccACACAGTAACTATCAGTGACTGAACACTACAGTTTTTAAGTTGGCCAAGCAGCTGTTGGACAGGCTTTATTAAAGAGAGTTAAATATGATGAACGATGTATGTTGCAAAATAcacctttttgttgttttggaaatggatccacaaatgtttttttacacTCAGAATCAGGGCTTGAATTGTAAGTTTGGAGTTTTGATGGtggaaatgtacaaaaacaaaataaagtttccaaataaatgttctttctgCTTGCTTTATAAACTTTTAGTTTTGTTTGGTGGTggatttattgttttgatttctttataaaattttaatttgagccCTGAGTACCTGCAGgctgatgtttttatttgcatattgtttCCTTGTCAGAAACCAGGGCCACATGTTGagcattttaaaagttaataataatattaaagagtaatacatagaaatattatttgaattcaaGAGGACAGAATCTCGCAGAATGAGATGATTTTTTCTCCCTCTAACATGTTCACATACATTTGCAGTATTTGCCACAATGTGAGCACTATGAATCTCTTTATATGAATAAAAGCTACTGAAATTTCCAAACTTAATCTTTGCATGCATTTCTCCATTTATCTTGATCTGTTTCCCCCAAGTATATAATTGCATAACCCTTTAATGTTACTATaggcaaaatgaaaaacattgtcaAACATGATGTTTGCAgatcatttgttttattcaggCACCCAAGTTAATTTTAGCATTGAAGTAAATATGAATATGACTACATAAACACTGTAAATGTGCAAAGAAAATGATGCTGCATGGTCAATGGGGCTAAAAATCTGGAGGCACATATGTTAGTACTTTCCTTGAGGGTGGAGTGAATGTTTATGTGATTTCCTTTTtgcctttgcatttaaaaaaatatatttcaggacCCTGTATTTAAAGGATTATTTTTAAGCCTACATGCCAATGTGGCTACCTCAGTGTTTAACTGTATAATGCTGGATGGACTGAATAGTTAAATGCTGAAAAACATAAAACGGTCCTTTCAACAAGCATGCATTTATAGAATTtgacataataattaataattcaggaTAAGAACAGAGGTCTCACGTAGAGAATATTtccttaaacattttaaattattattgattcaGAAAGCAGGAAAATTATAATAgtcttaatgtttgtttttgtgtgctgtTTCAATTTATTCATATGCTATGTTCATATTTCAAAACTCTCAGTCAGGCTCTACTATTGTTCAAACTAAAGCAGATTTACATTTATGGAAGTATGTTGCATGTGCTGTGTTGCATAAAGCAGTGGGAGAAAATAGTGTATAGTCTCAGTGGGGATAGAGAGTCGTGGGACAAAGCAGAGCTAGAGAGAGCAGGATTTACCCAGTCACCAGGCTTCCCCTTCCAGCCAGACACTCGCGTCAGGAATCTCAAACAATGGCAGAGCTCCAGCCAGAACACTGTGCTGCAGTCCAGCCCACTTCTGCACCGGGGAGTGGGAAAACACTCTTCTCCACTGCTTCTTAACCCTAAAAAACAGAtcacataaaatgaaacattacCAAACTCAAGCCCTAAAGTCCCAGCATGAATCACTAGACATAAATCACCTACTATTTCAGTTGATTTTCACTTTTCccatttgatcaaaattatgacatacatgATCACTCACTAGTCACTACCGATGTCAGAAATTACTGAGAGCGATTTCTTCATGTTTTAAAGTCGATTTCAATGTTTCGATCCAAAGAACTTTCAGTATTACAGCTACACATTCAACATCACttgttaataaagttttaaatacagAAATCCATCACAGACCTGGAATAAAAGGTGTGAAATGTTGAATGTTTagacataattttaaaaacacagtttttgatGCTCATTGTaaatatcaggtttttttttgttccctgtGTCTTTTTATGGCATTTTTGCCCCGTGTCCTCTTTAATTTCGAACTTGCTCACTACTCCTGTGCTCAGACGATACTacaaaaaatatagcctatattataaACTTGACTTGAAATATAAGCATGTCTTATTGAAAGAAGCAAGtggtttctttaaaacaaatgtgtCCATACTTTTTGTTAAAACATGAGATATTTATACAAATCTAGATCTGCCaatgtttaaagtaaaatatatgacACATCATTTTATATCGGAGGAGAATTTGTGCATACTGAGTGACAGGAAGGAGCACTCCAGCAATGGTGAATACCACAGAACATGTTGAAACAGATttatacaaaactattttttttatttagtttgcatCAACCTTTTTTCCTCGGTTGATTGTAATAATAAACACTTAGTTTGAGAGATTAGCTGAACTCACACGTGTCCCCACAACAGCCTCATGAGGTCCACGGGCTCTCTAGTTGCCGGCCGGTAGGCACACGGGCCTAtccaccttaaaatgaaaaagtttagTTAAAGCTGAACTAATGAGAAGCTGTTGAGTAATCTGGTGTTGGATTTAATAGTCATAGATTGTTGGtagatattcctttaaaaaatgttaaaactgtgtattgTTTTTCAACCTCAAATTGCTGCATGTACGAGAAGCGTGTCGCCCCCTGATGGACATTTTATTATTGTCAACAtgttcacatttacaaaaaaatgatttataaaatttCTAATGCAGTTGTGCGGAATTATGTGtgtaaacacaagaaaaaaatcactgCTATAAAATGTTTCTCCACAATTTAACCTTTCAAACCAAATGGTAAAATCTCAAGAAACCCTCCCAATAAATATTAGGAACactcaccaaaaaataaataaataaaataaattaattacttaattaaaaacataaaataaataaaaaataaataaaaaaaaaataaaaaaaaaataatcaaaaaataattaataaactaaataaaataaatataaaatacaaattaggtCTACGTGTAGGGCCATTAAGATTTTCGGAACTGTTtaggaaattattttttaaacatttaattaacccAGTTGACATTACTATCCAGATACCCTGTCCAGAAATTCATTTTACTCTACGCAACCCATTTTCTACGATATGTCTTTCCTACAAATGTGTAATCTGCGACTCTGACTAATGTGGGACACCTAAGCTTCAGTGCAATTTATCGCTTCTTTTATGCACAACATTAAAGTGAACAAGATTGGGGTTAAATTCAAACAGGGGTTTTTCAAGTTATTGAAATAATTACAATCATAAATGTGGCCATGGAAACCTTCAGCCTTCACTCAAAGGTCAGTGACATAGGATTTAGACAAAATTAATGTTAGGGGGGGGGGgatataaatatgttataaataaaaacaatgttctAAATTGttatcaaattatatttgtggTGTATTTGTACGTCAAATGTAgcaataatattgtttaaaatgtgtaaaaaggcAATCTTGTCTCCCACTTTAGAAAAGGTCTTTTCAAAAGTGGGACAGCATGTTTGAAATGTGGACCGTCAATATATTGTTATCAAATGTGCATTAGAAAATTTAAATGCCactacatgcatttttgttaattttttttttatttggcttgTAATGCAAAgttaaaacaccattttaaatgttcaaaaccCAGAATAAGACTTTTCATGCCCTTTTGTAAATGCTGCTTTGTGAATAACAAAACCTTTTTCTAAAGAGTCCCTATAATTGTCATTTTCCAGACTGAAGAGGAGGTCCAGGTTGGGGTTGAAGAGGTAGTGCGtataattaaagtttaaatattttaaaactccCTCTTCATTAAGGCCAAACGGCATTATAAGAAGACTTGTCAAGCCCATCATTGGCCAAAATAACAACTCGCCCCCATTCATGGGACCAGAAAGGTGTTTACATATGCAGCTCCTGTTGCATTCCGCCCAGGTGGATGAATCCATAAAGTTTGAAAATATATCTGGAAAGGGACTACTTACATTTCACTGGTTTCCCACATGTTCCACACAGATGCCAGTTGTGTTGGACACAAAGCAAAACTCTTGTGTGGGCTGTGCAGTAAAGTTTCCTCACATAAAAGGAGGAAAGCGGTGTTTAAACTGGACTTGAGTGTACAGTGCCATACCCATAATAATTTTCTGTCTCATAATGCAGGAGCTGGAATTGGGAAACCCAAAACAACCCAGTCCAGGTGGAGACCGGAGAGTTTGATGAGGCCATTGAAGTCGGTGGAGGATGTTTATTGCTGAGAGTGAGTTTAATGTCTTTTCCACACCTCCAACTATTTGGCCATTGTTTTGAGGCTGTGTTTCATACACTAAAGTTACAGATTTCATTTCCTCTCAAGAGATTTATCTGCTGTTTGCATCATGTCTTCTGTCCCTGTGCATGTGTGAAGTTATGATAACGTGTGTAGATTATATAGAAGTACACTGTAGAGGTACACAAGCCCATGGGTAATAACAGGCTGCAGCTAAGTCAAAAAGTAGACAGCTGTAATTATGCGTTCAGACAGACTAGGGTTATACATGGACCAAGTTGATTCCAGTGCCATTCTTCCAGTTCCACATGCCCACAGCACGCCCACCACAAAACATCTAGGAAGGGCGTAGGGGAAAGAAATGTAATCCATTGGTGaagaacatttttgaatatatgcCCTTAAAAGGaattaaacaaaatcaaatcaaatcaaataaaacaaaaatataaattattaacaaaattaaataaaaataacttaaacctATTTGGagaatattttttgattatatgccctttaaaggaataaaatataaaacaaactataaattaataacaaaataaattcaaaataattcaaatatataataaagaaaaaatattttaatatgtgcccctttaacagaataaataaaagtaaaatggaaaatataaattataaacac
Encoded here:
- the LOC109057027 gene encoding SPARC-like, which gives rise to MRVWIFFLFCLAGKTLAAPTEEEPVVEEELEVGTNPVQVETGEFDEAIEVVEDVIAENPCLNHHCKKGKVCEVDDSNQPMCVCQDPLTCPAPVGDFEHVCGTDNKTYESSCHFFATKCALEGTKKGHKLHLDYIGPCKYIAPCLDNELNEFPLRMRDWLKNVLVTLYERDEDNNLLTEKQKLRVKKIYENEKRLEAGDHSLDLLALDFEKNYNMYIFPVHWQFGQLDQHPVDGFLSHTELAPLRAPLIPMEHCTTGFFEQCDADQDNYIALEEWANCFGIKEQDIDNDLVI